The following are encoded in a window of Desulfonatronovibrio magnus genomic DNA:
- a CDS encoding nucleotidyltransferase domain-containing protein, with protein MDKREAPEQILGYINQLKMSYSDLKKVYIFGSFVKGSSRKDSDIDMALVFDDVEDTFDRQVQLMKIRRNYDSRIEPHVFRLADFNENHPLAAEIISTGIEIH; from the coding sequence ATGGATAAGAGAGAAGCACCTGAACAAATATTAGGTTATATTAATCAATTAAAAATGTCGTATTCTGATCTCAAGAAAGTTTACATTTTTGGATCCTTTGTCAAAGGTTCATCCAGAAAGGATAGTGATATTGATATGGCATTGGTTTTTGATGATGTGGAGGATACTTTTGACCGTCAGGTTCAACTGATGAAAATTCGTAGAAACTATGACTCACGCATTGAACCTCATGTTTTCAGGCTTGCGGATTTCAATGAAAATCATCCCCTGGCAGCGGAGATAATATCAACAGGGATTGAAATTCATTGA
- a CDS encoding HEPN domain-containing protein, translating to MPDTREMIKYWIKSSDNDFKAMNHLFDKGHYTWALFVGHLVVEKLLKALYSQKNETNPPFIHDLYRLAEKCSIDLDEDQKDSLDTITTFNIQARYDDYKMEFHKKCTKQFTKEWIDSITELRKWIREKHLNKY from the coding sequence ATGCCTGATACAAGAGAAATGATAAAATATTGGATAAAGAGTTCGGACAATGATTTTAAGGCAATGAATCACTTATTTGACAAAGGGCACTACACATGGGCTTTATTTGTCGGCCATCTGGTTGTTGAAAAATTGCTGAAAGCTCTTTATTCGCAAAAGAATGAAACCAACCCTCCTTTCATTCATGATTTATATAGGCTTGCAGAGAAATGCTCCATCGATCTAGATGAAGATCAAAAAGATTCTCTTGATACCATTACCACATTCAACATACAAGCTCGATATGATGACTACAAAATGGAGTTTCATAAAAAATGCACTAAGCAATTTACAAAAGAATGGATCGATTCCATAACGGAGCTGAGAAAATGGATAAGAGAGAAGCACCTGAACAAATATTAG
- a CDS encoding DUF2283 domain-containing protein, with protein sequence MAQLAINNFMAVMPAVKIAPEKTFWTTYDEEADVLYINFKKPSYADDSELTDDDVIIRYERGEIIGLTFLNASKRK encoded by the coding sequence ATGGCCCAATTAGCAATCAATAATTTCATGGCCGTCATGCCCGCTGTCAAGATAGCACCCGAGAAAACATTTTGGACGACCTATGATGAAGAAGCGGATGTTCTTTATATTAATTTCAAAAAGCCAAGTTATGCTGATGACAGTGAACTGACTGACGACGATGTCATCATTAGATACGAGCGAGGAGAAATCATTGGATTGACGTTTCTAAATGCAAGCAAGCGAAAATGA
- a CDS encoding type II toxin-antitoxin system VapC family toxin, with protein sequence MEIVKLIEQTDLVAISAISCFEVTWLYDHGRIHLEIPVQEWMTQATEDAQIVSLPVSCAIAGLAAALPEHHKDPQDRIIIATSINEKRASFGNLEDLKKDLLSNEL encoded by the coding sequence TTGGAAATCGTAAAGCTGATTGAACAGACGGACCTTGTCGCTATTTCAGCAATTTCATGCTTTGAGGTGACATGGCTTTACGATCATGGAAGAATTCATCTGGAAATCCCTGTTCAAGAGTGGATGACTCAAGCGACTGAGGATGCCCAAATTGTAAGCCTGCCGGTTTCCTGTGCAATCGCCGGCCTTGCCGCTGCGTTGCCTGAACATCACAAGGATCCCCAGGATCGTATCATCATTGCAACCTCCATCAATGAAAAGCGAGCTAGCTTTGGAAACCTGGAGGATCTGAAAAAGGATC
- a CDS encoding addiction module protein: protein MQQTQIAQEIKKLEPAHRLSLVQEIWASIAIDKAQIPFPDWQKDELKFRYEQYKNGKMSLIDWCNVHQKLRDKVK, encoded by the coding sequence ATGCAGCAGACACAGATAGCCCAGGAAATTAAAAAACTGGAACCTGCCCATAGACTCAGCCTGGTTCAGGAAATATGGGCCTCAATTGCCATAGATAAGGCCCAGATTCCTTTTCCTGACTGGCAGAAAGATGAGTTGAAATTCAGATATGAGCAGTATAAGAACGGTAAAATGAGCCTTATCGACTGGTGCAATGTCCATCAGAAACTTAGAGACAAGGTTAAGTGA